The Chionomys nivalis chromosome 1, mChiNiv1.1, whole genome shotgun sequence sequence AAGTTCTCACACTGTCACAAAGTATCCTGTGCTTTATTTAATAATCTGATTATTAAACATACTTAACATAATCAGAAATTTCACAGGACTCTGATTTGACTTTAGAATGATAATATAAATGTATTGATTTTTATATGATGTTAAATGTCTTATAACTGAGCTGTCctaagaagaaacattttttatattgCTTCAAAATGCTTGAATCACTGCTTTGCAAATCAGTGTTTGATCAAATTAATTTGATTATGGAGGAGAACTTTATGTAAAATATAACACTTTTGTACTTTGAAGGAATTTCCAATTTTACCTATTTTCTGTAGTGATTTCATGTTTATTTGACATAATTTCAGAAGAGAAGTTTCTTAACAAATATTGTCTAATGCTATCCCCAGGATTCTTCATATTGAATAGACTAAAAGAAAAAGttcatatcttaaaatattacttttctgTAAAATTTTACATGAATTGTTAGTAAACATTGGTTCAttcaaaacatttatattttaaaaaatggaaagataaaaACATATGCATTTATGTTTGTAAATATTACAGATATCTAATAATTATATCATAGATTAATGATAGATAGGAGTTCTGATGCATATACtaatatggaaaattaaaaattattcatgCCTTATTAAATTTAAAGCAATACATTATTGTTGTATATTTTTTAGAAGCACATTAATACTAACAATTGAATAAACTAATGGTTTAACTATTACAGGGcatttaaaattataacttttatattcaatattgatatttatttttaataattaatctgttaaatattgatattaaatattgaattgactaaagagaaaatgtataataaaataacacAAGTAGAATTATAAGGACGTTTAGAAGCAACTACTTTGGCATGTCACAATGGgtaagaaataattttgaaatattatttcaaaattaaaaatacaaaaaccactGATCATAGAGAAGCCTTTCTGATATATGTGGGAGGGGATTCCTGAACTGTAACAAAATTACAAAGGCCTTATTTTAGTCTACTGTTTAGAAAGTGTGACATGGGCTTGACTGTAAGATCAGCAGATGCCAGGAGTCAAAggttttacatatataatatatatatatatatatatatatatatatatatatatatatatgtatgtatgtatcaagGTCTCCCATGGTTGGTTTTAGTGTCGAAAAGATTactataacaattaaaaatagcaCATATAATCCTACCATAGGGACATttactcaaccatgttcattgctgcccAGTTCATTATCTATCAATTGGAAGCCACTTACATATCCCTCAACAAAAGAGTGGGTAAAGAAtgcatggtacatttacacaatagagtattaaacagttctttaaaaaaaatgacatcatgaaatttgtaggaaaatagatggaaagaaaataaatcatcctgagtgaggtttcccagatgcagaaagataaaaatggtatgtatttgcttatatctGGATATTAGtctttaaataaatgataaccaagctataatCTGTACATAGAGAAGATAGGCATAGAGGAAGAGCTTGGGTGGGGGAATAAATGGATCTTTCTTTGAGGGAGAAACGGAAGAGATTTAAGGAGAGTAGGGAGTGAGGAAAAGAATGGGAGTATCAGGTGGGAAGTGGGTTGGGAGATAGTACTGAAGAATGAAATGAGAGAAAGCTTGAATTCTAGAACTGAAGGTTAATTGAGGGCAATATGGAAACTTAGTACAATGGACATGTCCTATATGAAGGTGATCCTTATGAAGTCTCCAAATAATAAGGGAGATTGAACCCTAGCTGGTCATATCTTGTCACCAAACAAAGTTTAGGTCAATTGAGTAGTTGACCTAAAAGGGTCCCAttgaaatccccaaacaacttaGGCTCTTTTCAAAACAATAGGCAAATTGAcagaagacaacacctacacaactcattaaaCATGGAAAAGTCCAGCTTCTGccttcatagaaccttcacccatgTGCTCTAGTATCTTTGATACAGAAAGGTACTCTTCAAGCTGTGAAAACAGTAAGATGAAAACCAAACCACAAAATATTTGATCTACCATCTGTCCTGCATGCCAAATATgctagtgcaatagtggcacacatcttgtGGAAGTAACCAACAGATGTCTGATTTGACACAAGGTCCCCTCCACAAGATGGAGCCTATACCAGATACAGCTTGTGTGCCTAAGAATCAGAAAAGATATCCAAGAGACATAGGAAAAACAATACtggtttaaaataaatagatattaattaattaaataaaaaagataagataaaaaataGTGCAATGGTTCCTAATGATATTATGCTATATTCATAAATTAGTaccttattcagccatcatcatagaagcttcttCCTACAGCAGCTGGGACCAAATACAGAAAAAACATCCAGACCTTATGCAGAAGAAGAGCAACCTTAGAATACACATCTCTAAGTGAAATGTCCCCTAAAATCCCTCCTctgagtccagtttgatcacgtGCTCATTCAGACCCATTCCATGACTTcccttgctcgtcttctccctccttctgcccttcaactggaccttgggagctcagtccgttgctctgatgagggtctctgtctctatggtgatattcaagataatcatcagtgatAGTGGGgaaaggacagttcaggcaccctctcctctgctgcccaagcacctagctggggacatcccgtGGACACCTGGGGCCTAGGTCAGACTCAAAGAGGCTCCCAGATTGTCACATCAGTTTCTGTGAACCCTTATGGGTCCTGCTTAGATGATTCTGTGGGTCACGTTGTCCTGGTGTTCTTGACCCCTCCAGCTCTTAAgatcttttctccctcttttccacAGTGACCCCTGAGTTCCACCTAATGTTTTTCTGTGCGTGTttgcatctgctcctatcagctGTCTGAGAAAGAGTCTCTTGATGATGATTGGACTAGGCATTgaactatgagtatagcagaatattattaggattCATTGTAttgaccatttctttcttttttttcttttttcattttttcttttttagccaGTTGTGCTTGCTTCTTTCTTGGGACTCTGAACTATCTACTTTCCAGTTCCTAGGCATCCAACCAGTGTCTGGTATGGGCTTCCTCTAGTTGTGTGGGCCTCAAGTTAGACTAGTCATTGTTTGGCCACTGCCACAAACTCTGAGACACCATTGCCCCAGAACATATTGCAGACAGCACATGTTGTGGGTAGAAGactttgtgactgggttggtgtcccagtcctaCCACTGTTGCCTTACTTGACTACATAAGATAGCTACTGCGGGCTTTGCATCCTCGCTTATTATGAGTCTTCACTAGGTCACTGTTACAGTTTCCAGTAAGTTTTGAGTGTATTAAAATTCCATATCACCCCTGCCAATGACTGCAAAATTCAGtcatctctcccagtactctaAACCTCAATACCTCCTTCACCCATGatccctcctgtttccatctccaACTGTCTCCAGTTCATCGCCCCAAattattctatttcctttttccaaGGAGATCCATGTATCCCCTGGAAACCTTGCTACTCAGACTCTCCAGGTCTATGGAttatagcatgattatcttttacttaacagataatatctacttataagtgaatatatatcatgtttgtatttctggaCCTGAATTTCCTTTCTcagatattttctagttccattcaccTTCCTGCATGGGATTCCTGAATATGTGTACTAGTGGGTCTCTGaatcttgtgccttctcttggggttCGTTTCTTTTTCAGGTTTCCTTCTAACTTTCATATCATGTTTTCCACTTTATCaggttaaattttgttttgttatcattatttttaagatACTCTTATTTTTAATTCACTCTAAAGTCACTGATTACTTGCAGCACATGAAAGGTTTTAGAGGACAGTGGAGTAATTTGATTAGTAATAATTAATTGTATATCTCACAATTTTTTACAGGAATCTCCATATGCTCATTCTAACAAAATAGATCTTTATTGTGAATTTACTACTTGTCCTCATTTGATTACTGTCTAAAGTATGCATGATTCAAAATATAACACTGAAAAACATCAAAAGTTATAAAGACTGTGTGTCAATCGAAAATAGATGAGGGTTAGAGATACATGAAGCTTAGTGTTTATGAACACTTCCTGTAAAAATATGAGTATCTGTGTTCAGATCCAAGTAACCACATAGAAGTCTGGTGTGGACAgataccatctgtaactctaatgtAGTTTCAGACGGGAAGACCCCTGTGGCTTTTTGTTGAGCAGCCTGTTTACAAGTGAGATAACCTGACTAGGTTTTCCATTCTGGAGTTTGGTTTTGACACTTTAATCAGCCAGTCATAATGGTTTGTTCTAGTTGGAGATTAATTCAGATTAATTGTCTTGCTCTAGGTGAGAGCTATTGGTTATTGTGGTGTGCTTATTTTAGCATGCTTTTTTTTTGACATTATACCTTTAACAAATAAcatgataatatttatttttaagcataGTTTTGGTGTTTTCATTGACACCCCGCCAATGTTTTGTCAAGGTTTTCTAATTTAACTGTTAATCACAGCTTGGCCATCACTGCCTTCTCATGCAACTCCTGCATGTATTATGCTATATGTAGCCACAGCCTCTGTTAGCACAGTAGGCCATCAACTACTGCTTTGATAAAATTGTGTATTTTactatttactatttttttctccttttggggGTGCACCTTTTCAATGTGCAGCTACTTTTATATTCCAACCATCAAATTCTGCTACTGTATTCTAGTAATGGgattaaaaaaattgtaaaaaaattcTCAGGGgaaatctcaataaataaaatatatatttattactttctctcatttttatttctgcatttttaGTCAGCCAATGATTCAAACAATTATAGATTTACAACATGCAGTTTGCAGAACTGACTATGGTAATTAAAAGATCAGTGTGATatagtttgctttttaattatcaaaatattaaatttgatatagtgaggtaacccagaccatggatgacaaatataatatgtactcacttataagtggtttttagacataaagcaaagaaaaaacagcctacagtccacaacccaaGAGAACCTAGAAAGCAAAAAGTACATTAAGAGAGATATGCATGGATCtatataggaagaagaaaaagacaagatctcacgagtaaattgggagtgtgagggccacaggagagggttgaaggggagacaaaagaaaggaaaggtagTGGTAGTGGACTGTATAGCTCAATAagagcaaaaaaattaaaataagaattatgTATTTCCCGCCATTTCGTGGACGCCAGGGCATTGAGAGCATCTGCGGAAGCATATCGCGGAGGGTGCGGGTGGGCCTCGTCGGAGTGTTGGGATTTGAGCTGCGGTTCTCGAACCCAGGATCTCGAAATGCATCGTGATTCCTGTCCATTAGATTGTAAGGTGTATGTAGGTAATCTTGGAAACAATGGGAACAAGACTGAATTAGAACGGGCATTTGGCTATTATGGACCGCTCCGAAGTGTGTGGGTTGCTCGAAACCCTCCTGGCTTTGCTTTCGTTGAATTTGAGGATCCCCGAGATGCTGCTGACGCTGTCCCAGAGCTAGATGGAAGAACACTATGTGGCTGCCGAGTAAGAGTGGAGCTGTCGAACGGTGAGAAAAGAAGTCGGAATCGTGGCCCCCCTCCCTCTTGGGGTCGTCGCCCTCGAGATGATTACCGTAGGAGGAGTCCTCCACCTCGGCGAAGATCTCCAAGAAGGAGAAGCTTCTCTCGAAGCCGGAGCAGGTCACTTTCTAGAGATAGGAGAAGAGAGAGGTCTCTGTCTCGTGAGAGAAACCACAAGCTGTCTCGATCTTTCTCTAGGTCTCGTAGCTGATCTAGGTCAAATGAAAGGAAGTAGAAGACCAGTTTGCAAAAGAAGTGGTGTACAGGAAGTAACTTCATTTGACAGGAGTATGTACAGGAAATTCAAGTTTTGTTTGAGACTTCATAAGCTTGGTgcatttttaagatgttttagcTGTTCATGTTCCCTTAAGCAAGATTGAATTTGCTTTGAACTTTAGTTTTTCATAGACTGAAATAAACCTAGATCCTGCCCAGTTAAAGTGTGATGTACTAATGATAAACCACTGATGGAAATTGACAAAACTAGTTTATTAGCTGGATTACAGTCTGGAGCTGTGGGTGAAATGACAAGCAGTCTGTAAAAGCTGCTGTTAACACAAGTTAACAGGGAAAGGGTGGGAACTGCACTCTGAAGCCTTTGAAAGCGGTTCCTCACTGATTGCCATCTATGGAGGAAGCTGTTTGTAACATTCTTTATTTGGAAATGGAAGACTAAGTTACCAGTTGGTTTAAGGGTACACTGTAGAGCTGAACCTTTGAGTTACTGtgcaagatttctttttcatgctgTCATTTGTAATATGTTTGTGAGAGTCCTTGGGATTAAAGTTttggttacaaaaaaaaaaaaagaattatgcaTTTCTGTggataattaataagaaaaaaattagaaaaacaatattaaacaatggttaaaattatttttcaaaatgcttTACATTTATGAATAGACttacttatttgatttttttacaaACTAGgtttttcaataaatattaagATTAAAAACTGGGGAGTAAGAAAAGTTATTGACTTGTGTTCTTTAGGTATTTGGCAGAGTGTTGACCTATATTTGTTAtatgagaaaatgaaatgctgACACTCAAATACTTTGTGTTTAAAGGTTCCATTCAAAACCCACAAcacattatttttcatattacTGATAAAAGGTAAGATTTTGATTCTTtgacttattttccattttcaaagaaaCAGCAATTTAGGAAGCAAtgtaaaatctgtttttttctgtccTCATTGCTTGGTACAAAGGGATATGATCAGACTTTCTCCTCCAGATCAGAAAGACATTGTTGACTCTCTAATGCTGCAATCTTCTCAATGTTCCACACTGAGTCTTTCAACTTTACCTCTCGGCAGTTTCCAATGTACAGTGGAAACCAGATTCTATGTGGAATCAGCTTACCCTTCCATCATCTGACCCTCTAGATGCCACACATACTACATCTTTCCTTTAATACTCAACTAACTTTACATACGTGAGCATCTGCTCATGGAAAATTTGTAATTTTgctttccaaagagaaaaagggTCAAAACTAAAATGTAAGAAATTGATCTCCTaagtgcatacatgcatgtacctgcacatgcatgcaaacacccCCCCACACTCACTTCCTTTTAATTTGAAGATAAATTTTCTATAGTTCACACATCATCTGGGCTATCTTTTTAGTTATTCAGACAATATCAATACTGCACTTAAGTCTCCTGAGGCAAATTCTTCTGTAGTTGTTAATCTTTCGACTTTTGACCTTTGCAAGATTCTGAATCAATCCTTACTCATGTTAAATACAATATACTCACTTGTTTTTTCATCATTGCACCACTTAGTAAAAAGTTATTATAATATGTGTGGACTATTAATTAATGGGATACATGTACAGGCTCAGGTTATATATTACTTATGCTACAAATATTTACATAAgctttccattattttatttctatatttttgacTCGGGACAATTTATATCAAATActgaaaaatacaacaaaactaAAGTAATATTATCATATGATCATGGTAATTAAATCAATTAGAATGATGTTTGAGTTTGAAAACATGTCAATACCTCATTActagagaagaatctatttcttGATTTTGCAATGGTTTATATTGTACAAAGTATAGAGAAATGTTTGATCCTTTAATTTCATAGACTAGTAAGAGGAGATTTGAGATTCTAATACTTAATTTACTGAAGAAAGgtgtatatttttagctttaaATTGGATCATCACACTCATTACTTAagagaacaatttaaaaataaataagacaaagacATTCTACATAAGAACACTAAAGTTCATGATTAAACAGCTAAAACAATAACTACCAAAGTCAAATGTCCCTAAAGGTTGACATTTAGATGTCCTATATTTAATCCATCTCTATAGGCTAAAGTTTAACTTCTACTGCTGATTCAAATTTGCTCTACTTTATTTATATTGATGAATGTTACCATACTGAGATCAATTCAGAAATaaagtttctcttcttttctctttcaaaaatgcTGTTACATGAAGATCAATATACTGTCATATAGTCCCCAATTGGTTTCCTAAAGAAATATTCCCTACTGTCCGTATTTAATATGGTAACTTCTTGACTTTGTCTCTATATAATTCTATATTAAATATCGTTCTAAGGATTTTTTGTAGCTGCCTGTAAGATGTCCATGTAAGATTGCCTTATCATTTTAAGTAGTTTGATTGGATAGAATTGTTATATAAATCTGAATTTGTATTGTTTGCAATAACAAATATgaaatgctaaatattttatcAGAGAATCTTAGAAATCATCTAACATTAGTGGAAGCATATTGAATTATGAAGAAATATCCTTTGAAATGATATGAACTGAAAAACATATCGAATTGCATTTGTCTCATTCTTAAATCCCTCCCTCAATAGGCTGTTATCTCACTGTACTATTTCAGAAGACTCAGAAAACTGACCCCTCCTTCAGAAGACAGTCTTGTTACAACTTTTGCTCTCCTTCTTACAGGATGATCTAAATACAGCTGTTTCTACCACTCTTTAAAAACAGCATTCTATGAACCTCATCTTCTCTCTATCTGGAAATTACTCCCATTTTGCTCACTTTGTGTGTCAAGGTCAAGAGAGTGAGCAGTAATAAATTCCATATCAAACACCAAACATGAAAGAATGACTGGAGGTTATCATTTCATGTGCCCTTATATGAGGAAATGTTATATTAAGCTATACCTAAAATGGACAATGAAAGCAAAACTTGTAGATGAAAATGCATAGTCAACACTGTAATAAATTGACCTAAAACAATTATAAATTTTtagtaaaaagaattaaaaggatATTATAATGGGTAAGGAGAAGCTCTTAAAAATGTGATGGAAATAAATAAGGAAGCggaggaaagagaataaaataacaataaagataTCTGAAAGTTCTTAAGGAATTAAGTTACTAATTATatacctaaaaataaaagtataatacACATAAGgatgtatgtgaatatataatgGAAATTGAATTTTCTCATCTGGGTGGACAAAGCCCACTCCAGGAGCAAAATCTATCAAACGAAATCTCAATACCAGGCATGAAAACACTCTTTTGTGTTGTTAGTCAGAGTTGTCCAAGAAAAACCTAGAACATTACAGAAATATCGCTGCTGCTCTTGCTTGGTCCCCAGAAGTAGAAGTTAAACTTTTTGTGCTAAAGATACTGACAGTTTATACTCAGGGCCCAAAGGCTCCATAACTGGAACAATGCTTCTTCTATACTGATTTGTTTTTATGGCACCAGATGGTGTAGCACCAGCttccaaaataaagaaacaaccaaCAGCCCTACCTAGCTAAGATGTCTATGAGCCACAAAAATGACCAACACTGATTGGTGGCCATAAGGGTACAGTAGTGGTGAGCATATGTTGGTGGTGaccaacagctttctaattgTACTTACTGCCTactcaacaaaaggaaatcatgtTGTGTAAGGAAAAGATAGCAAAATACCCTGGGCTATTGAAATCATAAATCTTGAAGGAGAAACTACATTTGCTACTTTACTAAACCAGAATACTAAATACATTATAAAtctttgtccttatacccacaaatGAATACAGTGTACACCCCatatcaaagaaacttctcacTGCAACAAAAGATCATTAGAGAAAagcacaaccaatcaaaattcaGAGCTGTAGAGTCCAGTACCACTAGACACTTCTAAAAAACAACCAGTATACCCAAGTCTCAAGGGACATGGTAAAAGAGGCAGAACAAGCCTAAGATACAgaatatgtaagtctctcttagtatcctcattgttgtctaagttctttagGGTTGTGATTTGtaagtctggttttctttgctttatgtttaaaaaccacttatgagtgagtgcatgtgataattgacttacataggtctaatctacatgggaagtaaaaaaagacagtatctcctgagtaaattgggagcatggggaccttgtggagggttaagggggagaggagagacagggaggtgagcagagaaaaatgtagagctaaataaaaatcagtaaaaatccAGAAATGTATGcaatatgtttgtatgtgtgtgtgtgtatatatatgtatgtatatatatatatatgtgtgtgtgtgtgtgtgtgtgtgtgtgtgtgtgcttgaatgTAACAACAACTAAGACAATAATTGGCCATGAATTAGAGTACCCCAACTCAGAATTCACAGAATTCTGTGGAAGATGAGGCAGAAGATTGTAAGTGCCAGAGGGTATGGAAGACACCAAAAGAACCAGGTCCTGGGCATATAgcgcatatatgtatatgtgtgtgtgtgtgtgtgtgtgtgtgtgtgtgtgtgtaaacttaatatttttatgggacATCTGATTATGAGAATCAGTCTCTGACTTTTTTGTCTGCTCTTAGAACTCTTTTGCTCCGTTTGGGCTGCTGTGTCCAAATTCTATATGAAAGatttgcttcatcttattatattttattttgtcatgtttgccTGTTGGAAGGTGAagctataatcagaatatattgtttaCAAAAAGAGtctgtttttaataaagaaaagtaataaataaataaataaataaataaataaataaataaaacctaaccTTAGTGAAATCATATACTTTATATTTGTATGGGAATGGTAAAGATATTCTTTTATTGGGATA is a genomic window containing:
- the LOC130881371 gene encoding serine/arginine-rich splicing factor 3-like; amino-acid sequence: MHRDSCPLDCKVYVGNLGNNGNKTELERAFGYYGPLRSVWVARNPPGFAFVEFEDPRDAADAVPELDGRTLCGCRVRVELSNGEKRSRNRGPPPSWGRRPRDDYRRRSPPPRRRSPRRRSFSRSRSRSLSRDRRRERSLSRERNHKLSRSFSRSRS